The Gemella haemolysans genome includes a region encoding these proteins:
- the lysA gene encoding diaminopimelate decarboxylase, whose product MKEKVMRLFDGMTVENGELNISGVGVSELKAQYGTPLYIYDENMLVNQCRTFINNFKSSKFNTEVLFASKAFSCLEVLRIASREGLGVDVVSLGEIHTAYKAGYNMKKAYFHGNNKTREELQYALEVGVGTIVIDNDYEYEMINEIVRESGNRVDVLLRINTGIDAHTHEYIKTAKDDSKFGYSVYDETIYELIADINNQSNLNFVGFHSHIGSQIFEKTSFFEAVKVVMEFTKKVQERLGLTISVLNLGGGFGVYYTEEDRPFELAEFLREYIEVVERESDNFGLDLTKVVIEPGRSLTCNAGSTLYSVGGVKNTFAGREYVFVDGGMADNPRYALYKAKYEAMLANKMNEEADTTYTVAGKCCESGDMLVMDAKLPKAEQGDLLLVSSTGAYNYSMSSNYNRLPKLPVVFVKDGTSRLVVKGETLEDLIRQDI is encoded by the coding sequence ATGAAGGAGAAAGTAATGAGATTATTTGATGGTATGACGGTAGAAAATGGTGAACTGAATATTTCGGGAGTTGGAGTTAGTGAGTTAAAGGCTCAATACGGGACACCACTTTATATCTATGATGAGAATATGCTAGTGAACCAATGTAGAACTTTTATTAATAACTTTAAAAGTTCGAAGTTCAATACAGAAGTTCTTTTTGCATCGAAAGCTTTTAGTTGTTTAGAGGTGTTGAGAATTGCTAGTAGAGAGGGCTTAGGTGTTGATGTAGTGTCACTCGGAGAGATTCATACAGCGTACAAAGCTGGATATAATATGAAGAAAGCTTATTTCCACGGAAATAATAAAACTCGCGAGGAACTACAATATGCTCTTGAAGTTGGTGTAGGAACTATCGTCATAGATAATGACTATGAATATGAAATGATTAATGAAATCGTAAGAGAGAGTGGAAATAGAGTAGACGTATTATTAAGAATTAATACAGGAATCGACGCTCATACTCATGAATACATCAAAACAGCAAAAGATGACTCGAAATTTGGTTACTCAGTATACGATGAAACAATTTATGAGTTAATCGCAGATATTAATAATCAAAGTAATCTTAATTTTGTAGGATTCCACTCACATATCGGATCACAAATTTTCGAGAAAACTTCATTTTTCGAAGCAGTAAAAGTAGTAATGGAATTCACGAAAAAAGTTCAAGAAAGATTAGGTTTAACTATAAGTGTTCTTAATCTAGGTGGAGGTTTCGGAGTTTATTATACTGAAGAAGATAGACCTTTTGAACTTGCTGAATTTTTAAGAGAGTATATAGAAGTAGTTGAACGTGAAAGTGATAATTTCGGTTTAGATTTAACTAAGGTAGTTATTGAACCTGGTAGAAGTTTAACATGTAATGCTGGTAGCACATTATACAGTGTTGGTGGAGTTAAGAATACTTTTGCAGGTCGTGAATATGTGTTCGTTGATGGTGGTATGGCAGATAATCCTCGTTATGCATTATATAAAGCAAAATACGAAGCGATGTTAGCCAACAAGATGAATGAAGAAGCTGATACAACTTATACAGTTGCTGGTAAGTGTTGTGAATCTGGAGATATGCTAGTAATGGATGCGAAATTACCTAAAGCTGAGCAAGGTGACTTACTATTAGTATCATCGACAGGAGCGTATAACTACAGTATGAGTAGCAATTACAATAGATTACCAAAATTACCGGTTGTGTTTGTAAAAGATGGAACTAGTCGCCTAGTAGTAAAAGGTGAGACTTTAGAAGATTTAATTAGACAAGATATTTAA
- a CDS encoding restriction endonuclease, whose amino-acid sequence MFKRCCGNRKELDYKIEHSPRPIKLSDDMDKVIKNLLWYTPNIDSYQSIKNELVSDKIYDEFSFTYVMDQMGMNESRDVKWIGSKDVISNDDWKFFEGNICPNCQKIIVAKYTTFSKINALLTAIRNSIAHGHFAIVEDYIIGFNLKLSSKDPEGLRKAIIKIKPKPLLVALEKLASPIGKELLLAYAFRKVGYDVQELKNRSRDFDLCLEKNGKKYVIEIKSYRGNSYLHPEHVEIFLKRAEKALPGVERILLVDTSRVTKSVRQLESKIKGFRIVDINDVKLLLGEEPVDILAK is encoded by the coding sequence ATGTTTAAAAGATGTTGCGGCAATAGAAAAGAGCTAGATTATAAAATAGAACACAGCCCTAGACCGATTAAGCTTTCAGATGATATGGATAAGGTAATAAAAAATTTACTTTGGTATACTCCTAATATTGATTCATATCAATCTATTAAAAATGAATTAGTTTCTGATAAGATATATGATGAATTTTCATTTACCTATGTTATGGATCAAATGGGAATGAATGAAAGTCGTGATGTGAAGTGGATAGGTTCGAAGGATGTAATAAGTAATGATGATTGGAAATTTTTTGAGGGGAATATTTGTCCTAATTGTCAAAAAATAATAGTTGCGAAGTATACTACTTTTTCAAAAATTAATGCTTTACTAACAGCTATTAGAAACTCTATAGCACATGGACATTTTGCTATAGTAGAAGATTATATAATTGGATTTAATCTGAAACTCTCTTCAAAAGATCCTGAGGGGTTGAGGAAAGCTATTATTAAGATTAAACCAAAACCATTACTTGTAGCCTTAGAAAAATTAGCTTCGCCAATTGGGAAAGAGTTATTACTTGCATATGCATTTAGAAAAGTTGGTTATGATGTTCAAGAACTGAAAAATAGAAGTAGGGATTTTGATCTATGTCTTGAAAAAAATGGTAAGAAATATGTTATTGAGATAAAATCTTATAGAGGAAATTCATATCTTCATCCTGAACATGTTGAAATCTTCCTTAAGAGAGCAGAAAAAGCTTTACCTGGAGTTGAGAGAATTTTACTTGTTGATACATCTAGGGTGACTAAGTCAGTAAGGCAATTGGAATCAAAAATTAAAGGTTTTAGAATTGTTGACATTAATGATGTAAAACTGTTACTGGGTGAAGAACCTGTAGATATATTAGCAAAATAA
- a CDS encoding DNA alkylation repair protein — MKEYIKSLEKEFSLIKSGFKEEEKRALADYKNNDRVYIKKLAFLSYESKVYQVRMYGVFLFGYLSDDSDILTFMRDEVSRDDNWRVQEVLAKSFDEYCKNKGYENSIPIIDEWLNSDNPNIRRAVTEGLRIWTSRPYFKENPQEAIKRIAALKEDASEYVRKSVGNALRDISRKFPELIKEELRTWNLETKEIKQVYKLWSRFVVE; from the coding sequence TTGAAAGAATATATTAAAAGCCTAGAGAAAGAGTTCTCGTTAATAAAGAGTGGATTCAAGGAAGAAGAGAAAAGAGCCTTAGCTGACTATAAAAATAACGATAGAGTTTATATTAAGAAGTTAGCTTTCTTATCCTATGAGTCTAAAGTATATCAAGTTAGAATGTACGGTGTATTTCTCTTTGGATACTTATCTGATGATAGTGATATTTTAACTTTTATGAGAGATGAAGTATCTAGAGATGACAATTGGAGAGTACAAGAGGTATTAGCGAAATCATTTGATGAATATTGTAAAAATAAAGGTTATGAAAATTCAATACCTATAATTGACGAGTGGTTAAACTCCGATAATCCTAATATTAGAAGAGCTGTCACAGAAGGATTACGAATATGGACTAGTAGACCTTATTTCAAAGAAAATCCACAAGAAGCAATAAAAAGAATAGCAGCATTAAAAGAAGATGCTAGTGAATATGTAAGAAAATCAGTAGGGAATGCATTAAGAGATATAAGTAGAAAATTTCCAGAACTAATAAAAGAAGAATTGAGAACTTGGAACTTAGAAACTAAGGAAATCAAACAAGTCTATAAATTATGGAGTAGGTTTGTTGTGGAGTAA
- the dapD gene encoding 2,3,4,5-tetrahydropyridine-2,6-dicarboxylate N-acetyltransferase, producing the protein MKSTEEIIKFIATSKKKTPVKVYVNFSADVEFPETLEVYGEGNSRVIFADFTDWVEFYEANKAAVLNHRVENDRRNSGVPMIDLTQFNARIEPGCSIREHVSIGDNAVIMMGAVINIGAKIGKNTMIDMNAILGGRAEVGENSHVGAGSVLSGVIEPANATPVRVGNNVLIGANAVILEGVQIGDNAVVAAGSVVTKDVASGDVVAGVPARVIKTRSEVAEEKVDIIAELRNL; encoded by the coding sequence ATGAAATCAACAGAAGAGATTATTAAATTTATAGCGACATCTAAAAAGAAAACACCGGTTAAAGTTTATGTTAATTTTAGCGCTGATGTAGAATTTCCAGAAACTTTAGAAGTTTATGGTGAAGGGAACTCAAGAGTTATTTTTGCGGATTTCACTGATTGGGTGGAATTTTACGAAGCTAATAAAGCTGCAGTACTAAATCACCGTGTAGAAAATGACCGCCGTAATAGTGGTGTGCCGATGATTGATTTAACTCAGTTTAACGCTCGTATCGAGCCAGGTTGCTCAATTCGCGAACACGTTAGTATCGGAGATAATGCGGTTATTATGATGGGTGCTGTTATTAATATCGGTGCTAAAATTGGTAAAAACACTATGATCGATATGAATGCTATTTTAGGTGGACGTGCGGAAGTTGGAGAAAACTCTCACGTTGGTGCTGGATCTGTGTTATCAGGAGTTATTGAACCAGCTAACGCTACACCAGTACGCGTAGGTAACAATGTTCTTATTGGAGCTAATGCTGTTATTTTAGAAGGTGTGCAAATCGGAGACAACGCTGTTGTTGCAGCTGGAAGTGTAGTAACAAAAGATGTAGCTAGTGGAGATGTAGTAGCGGGAGTTCCTGCGCGAGTAATCAAAACACGTAGTGAAGTTGCTGAAGAAAAAGTAGATATTATCGCAGAATTAAGAAACTTATAA
- the tig gene encoding trigger factor, which yields MSQILNKEDGKVVIAFSATKEEFAKGLDQAFKRAVKRVNAPGFRKGKLPRAVFNKMYGEEALYQDAVDYVLPRAYTKAIDELEVSPLAMPDIDVKEISKEEGVKFEAVVTVKPNVELGEYKNLGLEKDSVEVTDADVEERLDSLLSRQAEWQIKEGESKKGDIVVIDFKGFIGDEAFEGGEAKGYELELGSGSFIPGFEEQLEGKVAPVDTVVNVTFPENYQVADLAGKEAKFEVTVHDVKEKVLPELTDEFVKEFSKEAASTVAEYKEKLKEEIKLEKENLAEKSYSDKVISTAVENAKLSVPEKLVEQEVNSMFEQFTGNLSRQGLSFDLYQQFTGKGEAELKAEMKSDAENKIKTSFVLGEIAEVEKVEVTDADIDAEVKELATMYNMTEEGIKQRISVEDLRGELVIQKTVDFLKANN from the coding sequence ATGTCACAAATTTTAAATAAAGAAGATGGAAAAGTAGTTATCGCTTTTTCAGCAACAAAAGAAGAATTTGCGAAAGGATTAGACCAAGCATTCAAACGTGCAGTTAAACGTGTTAACGCACCTGGATTCAGAAAAGGTAAATTACCAAGAGCCGTATTCAACAAAATGTACGGTGAAGAAGCATTATACCAAGATGCAGTTGATTATGTATTACCAAGAGCTTACACTAAAGCTATCGACGAATTAGAAGTTTCACCATTAGCTATGCCTGATATCGATGTTAAAGAAATCAGCAAAGAAGAAGGTGTTAAATTCGAAGCAGTTGTTACTGTTAAACCAAACGTTGAATTAGGTGAATACAAAAACCTTGGATTAGAAAAAGACTCAGTAGAAGTAACTGATGCTGATGTAGAAGAAAGATTAGATAGCTTATTAAGCCGTCAAGCTGAATGGCAAATCAAAGAAGGAGAATCTAAAAAAGGTGATATCGTAGTTATCGACTTTAAAGGATTTATCGGAGATGAAGCTTTCGAAGGTGGAGAAGCTAAAGGTTACGAATTAGAATTAGGATCAGGTTCATTCATTCCTGGATTCGAAGAACAATTAGAAGGAAAAGTTGCACCAGTTGACACAGTTGTTAACGTAACATTCCCAGAAAACTACCAAGTAGCTGACCTAGCTGGTAAAGAAGCTAAATTTGAAGTTACAGTTCACGATGTAAAAGAAAAAGTTTTACCAGAATTAACTGACGAATTCGTTAAAGAATTCTCTAAAGAAGCAGCTTCAACAGTAGCTGAATACAAAGAAAAATTAAAAGAAGAAATCAAATTAGAAAAAGAAAACTTAGCAGAAAAATCTTATTCTGATAAAGTAATTTCTACAGCTGTAGAAAATGCAAAACTTTCTGTACCAGAAAAATTAGTAGAACAAGAAGTTAACTCTATGTTTGAACAATTCACTGGAAACTTATCTCGTCAAGGATTATCATTTGATTTATACCAACAATTCACAGGAAAAGGGGAAGCTGAACTTAAAGCTGAAATGAAATCTGACGCAGAAAACAAAATCAAAACTTCATTCGTATTAGGTGAAATCGCTGAAGTAGAAAAAGTTGAAGTAACAGACGCTGATATCGATGCAGAAGTTAAAGAACTTGCTACTATGTACAACATGACTGAAGAAGGAATCAAACAACGTATTAGTGTTGAAGACTTACGTGGGGAGTTAGTAATCCAAAAAACTGTTGATTTCTTAAAAGCTAACAACTAA
- a CDS encoding M20 metallopeptidase family protein gives MKVITEENLTSWRRHLHQNPELSLEEHKTKEFIASVLNEYGIEYQETLETGLVVIFKASVETKDTILFRADIDALPITEENDVDFKSNNDGVMHACGHDGHTTMLLGSVIEAADYYKNNSTKVNSIFVFQPAEETFGGGNLLINDFDFSPYNILASYALHMNPDYPEGHIVSKPKEIMASANEYRIYIKGRAAHVGLKNTGIDALNVATMFFQEMLKLNALHTKARNTNIIHIGKMYGGDAMNVVAENAYLEGTIRTYSMEDLATIKAAIENTRVGLEHLTGASIRVDFAEGYPAVINDELPYQVIKKVIEKENIDYIELEEAYLYGEDFSFFSRLSPINYSFLGLRNEEKNYVSGLHTPTFNFDEKILKVGVKYYLGILRYYNK, from the coding sequence ATGAAAGTAATTACTGAAGAGAATTTAACATCATGGCGTAGACATCTGCACCAAAATCCAGAGTTATCTTTGGAAGAGCATAAAACTAAAGAATTTATCGCTAGTGTCTTAAATGAATATGGTATAGAATATCAAGAAACTCTTGAGACAGGGTTGGTGGTAATCTTTAAAGCAAGCGTAGAAACTAAAGATACGATTTTATTTAGAGCTGATATTGATGCATTACCTATTACAGAGGAAAATGATGTTGATTTTAAATCTAATAACGATGGTGTGATGCATGCTTGTGGACATGATGGACATACTACTATGCTTTTAGGAAGTGTTATAGAAGCGGCTGATTATTACAAAAATAATAGTACGAAGGTGAATAGTATTTTCGTATTTCAACCAGCTGAAGAGACTTTCGGTGGCGGTAATTTATTAATTAATGATTTTGATTTTTCACCGTATAATATTTTAGCAAGTTATGCCCTGCATATGAATCCTGATTATCCAGAAGGGCATATAGTTTCTAAACCAAAGGAAATCATGGCTAGTGCTAATGAATATAGAATTTATATTAAAGGACGTGCAGCTCATGTTGGTTTAAAAAATACTGGAATCGATGCTCTTAATGTGGCTACAATGTTTTTCCAAGAGATGTTAAAACTTAATGCATTACATACAAAAGCTCGTAATACTAATATTATTCATATTGGTAAAATGTACGGTGGAGATGCTATGAATGTTGTTGCGGAGAATGCATACCTAGAAGGAACTATTAGAACATACAGTATGGAAGATTTAGCTACAATCAAAGCTGCAATTGAAAATACGCGTGTAGGGCTTGAACATCTTACTGGTGCAAGTATTCGTGTTGACTTTGCTGAAGGATATCCAGCGGTAATTAATGATGAACTTCCTTATCAAGTAATTAAAAAAGTTATAGAAAAAGAAAACATTGATTATATTGAATTAGAAGAAGCTTATCTATACGGGGAAGATTTCTCATTCTTTAGTAGATTATCTCCTATAAACTATAGTTTTTTAGGTTTAAGAAATGAAGAGAAAAACTATGTTTCAGGATTACATACACCAACTTTCAACTTCGATGAAAAAATATTAAAAGTAGGGGTTAAATATTACCTAGGAATATTGAGATATTACAATAAATAA
- a CDS encoding thioredoxin family protein, with the protein MIEFTKNDDLNKIINDNDIAIIQYGTATCMPCHSIKNRITTWQEDHKDVVAYYISLEENMEIAAQHGILSSPTVEVYIEGRLSIQKSGYFSLDEILEKVSTVSEQMK; encoded by the coding sequence ATGATTGAATTCACAAAAAATGACGACTTAAATAAAATTATCAATGACAATGACATAGCGATTATTCAATATGGCACTGCTACATGTATGCCATGTCACTCAATAAAGAACAGAATTACTACATGGCAAGAAGATCACAAAGACGTCGTAGCATACTACATTTCATTAGAAGAAAATATGGAAATTGCTGCTCAGCACGGTATCCTTTCTTCACCTACTGTAGAAGTATATATCGAAGGAAGACTATCTATTCAAAAAAGCGGCTACTTTAGTCTAGATGAAATTCTAGAAAAAGTTAGCACTGTAAGTGAACAAATGAAATAA
- a CDS encoding M48 family metallopeptidase: MKKVINVDDLVVTIKYRKNMKNIYLKVEKNADVVVSAPPRTPNYLIKKLIRDNIDEIKLRRNNILMNDYTMKQYVTGEKHIIFGKEFVLEVKLGNKNVVRLSDDKIILVIKDKDQDREQIVTSYLRKVLYNKALEFSNKYEKIMGVRAEQLRIKKMKTRWGTCNIEAKRIWINYELVKYPIECLEHIVVHELTHLLETNHTPRFYALLGKYYPNFRENDKLIKEFSKKIVGR, from the coding sequence ATGAAAAAAGTAATAAATGTGGATGATTTAGTCGTTACGATTAAATACAGAAAAAATATGAAAAACATTTATTTAAAAGTCGAAAAAAACGCTGATGTAGTAGTAAGTGCCCCGCCAAGAACACCTAACTATCTTATTAAAAAATTAATTAGAGACAATATCGATGAAATTAAATTAAGAAGAAACAATATATTAATGAATGACTATACTATGAAACAGTATGTAACTGGTGAAAAACATATTATTTTCGGAAAAGAATTTGTTTTAGAAGTAAAATTAGGAAATAAGAATGTAGTAAGATTATCCGATGATAAAATCATTTTAGTTATAAAGGATAAAGATCAAGACAGAGAACAAATAGTTACAAGTTATCTGAGAAAAGTTCTTTATAACAAAGCTTTAGAGTTTAGTAATAAATACGAAAAAATCATGGGTGTCCGCGCTGAACAACTAAGAATTAAAAAGATGAAAACACGCTGGGGAACTTGCAATATTGAAGCGAAAAGAATCTGGATAAACTATGAACTTGTAAAATATCCGATTGAGTGTTTAGAACATATAGTTGTTCATGAGCTTACTCATTTACTAGAAACGAATCACACACCTAGATTTTATGCATTGTTAGGAAAATATTACCCAAACTTTAGAGAGAATGATAAATTAATAAAAGAATTTAGTAAAAAAATAGTAGGTAGATAA
- a CDS encoding YggS family pyridoxal phosphate-dependent enzyme, whose protein sequence is MNVRENFETITKEIAETCEKVGRNADEVKLIAVTKYVTDARVEEAIEAKITDFAENRPQNYVERKSKYSDKAWHLIGSLQTRKVRDVINEVDYFHALDRDSLAKEIEKRAEKEINCFVQVNVSGEESKHGLTADETVDFIKSLEQYSKIKVVGLMTMAPFVDDEDVLRNCFRKLRQLRDEVKELELPYAPCEFLSMGMSNDYKTAIEEGATHIRVGTALVGCELK, encoded by the coding sequence ATGAACGTTAGAGAAAACTTTGAGACTATAACAAAAGAAATAGCTGAAACTTGTGAAAAAGTCGGTAGAAATGCCGATGAAGTGAAACTAATAGCTGTAACTAAATATGTTACAGATGCTAGAGTTGAAGAAGCGATAGAAGCGAAAATTACAGATTTTGCTGAAAATCGTCCTCAAAATTATGTTGAGAGAAAAAGTAAATATTCTGATAAGGCTTGGCATTTAATAGGAAGTTTGCAAACTAGAAAAGTACGTGATGTAATTAACGAGGTTGACTATTTCCATGCTCTAGATAGAGATAGCTTAGCAAAGGAAATCGAAAAACGTGCGGAAAAAGAAATCAATTGTTTCGTGCAGGTTAATGTTTCTGGTGAAGAAAGTAAACATGGATTAACAGCGGATGAAACAGTAGATTTTATAAAATCATTAGAACAATATTCAAAAATTAAAGTTGTAGGTTTAATGACAATGGCGCCTTTTGTTGATGATGAAGATGTGTTGCGTAATTGTTTTAGAAAATTAAGACAGCTTCGTGATGAAGTAAAAGAACTTGAATTGCCATATGCACCGTGTGAATTTTTATCTATGGGTATGAGTAATGATTATAAAACTGCGATTGAAGAAGGAGCGACTCATATTCGAGTTGGGACTGCTTTAGTAGGTTGTGAATTAAAATAA
- the dapB gene encoding 4-hydroxy-tetrahydrodipicolinate reductase yields the protein MRVLLSGYNGTMGQVLKNYIQDSTDLEIVAGVGRELLEEKFPTYTSYEELEKIADVIIDFSHHAGTAELVEYAKRTATKVVIATTGHTPEELELIDELATQVGVVYAGNYSLGVNVLVELVKKASELLLGYDIEVIEKHHNKKVDAPSGTAKMLVDAVKDVEDYNRIYGRHGDMKRQEKEIGIHAVRGGTIVGEHEVIFAGEDEVIEIKHTALSKKMFAKGSVTAAQWLNGVEEPRLYSMKDVLGIK from the coding sequence ATGAGAGTTTTATTAAGTGGTTATAATGGAACGATGGGACAAGTTCTAAAAAACTATATTCAAGATAGTACTGATTTAGAAATTGTTGCAGGTGTAGGCCGTGAATTATTAGAAGAGAAATTTCCTACTTATACTTCATATGAAGAATTAGAAAAGATTGCAGATGTGATTATTGATTTTTCACATCATGCTGGAACTGCTGAATTAGTTGAATATGCAAAACGTACAGCAACAAAAGTTGTAATTGCGACAACTGGACACACTCCAGAAGAATTGGAATTAATCGATGAACTAGCTACGCAAGTAGGTGTAGTTTATGCAGGGAATTACAGCTTAGGAGTAAATGTCTTAGTAGAATTAGTGAAAAAAGCTAGTGAATTACTACTAGGATATGATATCGAAGTTATTGAAAAACACCATAATAAAAAAGTGGATGCACCTAGTGGAACTGCAAAAATGTTAGTAGATGCGGTTAAAGACGTAGAAGATTATAATAGAATTTATGGTCGTCACGGGGATATGAAACGCCAAGAAAAAGAGATTGGAATTCACGCGGTTCGTGGTGGAACTATAGTAGGGGAACATGAAGTGATTTTTGCTGGAGAAGATGAGGTAATCGAGATTAAACATACAGCTCTAAGTAAAAAAATGTTCGCAAAAGGATCTGTTACAGCTGCACAGTGGCTTAATGGTGTAGAAGAACCTAGATTATATTCTATGAAAGATGTATTAGGTATTAAATAA
- the dapA gene encoding 4-hydroxy-tetrahydrodipicolinate synthase encodes MTIYTGSGVAIVTPFFEDGSVDYETFGELIEFQISEGTDAIIVAGTTGESSTMPDDEQVAVIKFAIDRVAGRVPVIAGSGVNDTAHSIRLSKEIEKLGPDALLVVTPYYIKTSQQGLIEHFEAIANSVDLPIVLYNVPGRTGQVMAPETILHLSQHKNIVAYKDAVGDIAHTLAVRNLVGDKIDIYSGNDDINVPIILAGGKGTISVLANIYPKATHLMCKYALERQVDKAFELQLKYLDFIHMLFAEPNPMPVKKCVELIGKSACHYRLPMTHVAPTLATKLEQEIVKLNSLQGE; translated from the coding sequence ATGACAATTTATACAGGAAGCGGAGTAGCAATAGTAACACCATTTTTCGAGGATGGAAGTGTAGATTATGAGACTTTTGGAGAATTAATTGAATTCCAAATTAGTGAAGGTACAGATGCGATTATCGTAGCGGGAACTACTGGTGAGAGTTCAACTATGCCTGACGATGAGCAAGTAGCGGTAATTAAATTCGCTATTGATAGAGTAGCAGGACGTGTACCTGTTATCGCAGGTAGTGGGGTTAACGATACAGCTCACTCAATTAGATTAAGCAAAGAAATTGAAAAATTAGGACCAGATGCGTTATTAGTAGTAACACCTTATTATATTAAAACTAGCCAACAAGGTTTAATCGAACACTTTGAAGCAATCGCGAATAGTGTTGATTTACCAATCGTTCTTTACAATGTACCAGGAAGAACTGGACAAGTTATGGCGCCTGAAACTATTTTACACTTATCTCAACACAAAAATATCGTGGCGTACAAAGATGCTGTAGGGGATATCGCTCATACTTTAGCAGTTAGAAACTTAGTAGGGGATAAAATTGATATTTACTCAGGAAATGATGACATCAATGTACCTATTATTTTAGCTGGTGGTAAAGGGACAATCTCTGTTTTAGCTAATATTTATCCAAAAGCAACTCACTTAATGTGTAAATATGCTTTAGAGAGACAAGTGGACAAAGCGTTTGAATTACAACTTAAATATTTAGACTTCATCCACATGTTATTTGCTGAACCAAACCCAATGCCAGTTAAAAAATGTGTAGAATTAATTGGAAAATCAGCTTGTCACTATCGTCTACCAATGACACACGTTGCGCCAACATTAGCAACAAAATTAGAGCAAGAGATTGTAAAACTTAATTCATTACAAGGAGAGTAA